Sequence from the Fragaria vesca subsp. vesca linkage group LG4, FraVesHawaii_1.0, whole genome shotgun sequence genome:
TTCTTTTACATGAGGACGTCCGATTTGTCGATGCTGCGTTGGAGTACTGGACTACAGTCGAAGTGACGAACACGGAGGAGAGGTTCACGTGGGATTGATGATGGTGTCGAAGGAAATCGGAGTGGTCCATGCTGCGCCAAGGAAGCGATGACGGCGGCGTGGTTCCGTGAGGAGTACTGGACACGGTGACATTCGGAGTGACAATCATAAGAACGCGGATGATAAGAAATTGTTAACTTGATATCGTAGCTTAATTAACGATCTGTAACAATAAGGCATGATTTACAAGACAATGAGATCTTGAAATACAAACTTGAAGAAAATTAAAGAGAGTATATATAGATGGACGAGGTTGGACAAGTAAGCAGATGCAAGTTGTGGTGCCATGCATAGTGAAACCACTAATGTGGTAGGTTCGCAGTGAGAATGGAGATCGACAGGAGCCAGGACAGATCAAGGTGGTGGATATGGAAGTCTGAAAGGAGAAGAGAGCGAGACAAGATATAAAAAGTTCCAACTTAGCTAGGTGGAAAAGACATGATCTTTGATCACTATGTTTTGTAAGGGTCTATCCGACTAGAAGATGATGCAAATGAGTAAGTTATATAGAAGGTCCGAACTAGCTAGGTTGACGGTAAGAGAAGGGAGTTCAAAGACGAGTTAAAAATTCTAAGCAAATATCAAAATTACCAGTCAATGGTTTGGTACTGCAGTCTGCAGACTCAGCTCTCAGACTGGCACTGTCAAATGGTTCAATTCGGTGAAGAAGAAATCCCAAAGAGAAAAATATATAGGAAATGCATGAGTTTGAACCAATTCAGAATTCAGGAGCATGAAATTTTTTACGTTTGACCAGCAGATCGAGATCTGTGTGTTAGACCACAACTTTGAACAAATTAGAGTGCTGGATCTCAATGTTACCCCTCAAGCTCGGAACTCATGCCAACTGTTTTGTGTGGGAACAAAACCCCTAAGAAGAAGCAGCAGCTGCAATACAAAAATAAGGAAAGAAATGGAGATGCGGGGTATCGATCCCCGTACCTCTCGCATGCTAAGCGAGCGCTCTACCATCTGAGCTACATCCCCATTGATAACCGGGGTACCGTGTTTAACACCTAATCATTCCCGTGCTTAGGTCTCTGTCACTACTAAGCAAGTAAATAGGTAGAACCGATTCAAATGCTTTGCAGAATTTGCATCATGTGTCAATGTGTTTTAAAAGGAGCGCCTCAGGCTCAAAAGGCTCTAGGCCGGCATAAGAAAAAATGAGTCAGCCTTGCTGCCAAGGCGCAGAGGTGCTAAAGACGTTTTACAAATTGTGAAAAAGCACGATAAACAAGTTATGAGGCGTTGAGTGTTTTTATTATTATTATTATTATTATTATTTTTTTTTTCAATCTTGCAAATGTTTAAGACTTTTAAGATGAATCAAATCCCAAAAAATCAGGATTTTGTTTCAAGAGTTTGTGCTCCAACAAATCAAGGACCAATCACTATTATCCTACAAGAGTCCGAACTTTAAAGGGAATAGGATACTGCACTTTCTGATAACTGTACCGATATTGAATTGCAGCAATAAGATCATCAATTTCTAGGTTTTTTTATGTATTATAGAACTATGCATGAAGGATCAACCTAATGCTCAGATTGAGCGTGGTGCAATATTAGCCTTCAATACGAGGCTATTAGCCAAGGCTGACTGCATATTTGAGTGAAATATCAGAAGAACAAACAATCTCTAGTATAAAGTCTCTGGTATAAAACTCAAGGCTGTAAAATATGGTTGAATACCAAAAATTAATGTGTATTACTATTTTATATATCAAAATATATGTTTATTCTTTATCATGTAAGGCTTACATCTTTGCCTCAAGGCTTACGTTTTGATAAAACTCTCCTAAAAATATCTCGACTACGTCCTAACCTTTTGTGACTAAAACACCTTCAAATATTTGACTATCTACAGTCGATCCACCATGCACAAAATAATGGTTTCAAGTCCCCAATAATCGTTTTCACTTCATAGTTTATTGCACCACTTCAAATACCTCCCATTATATGATTACTTGCAAGGTTAAATTCGTTGTCATCGTCATTTATTTGCTTAACACTGAGAAGTGAACGTAAGACATAAAACCAAAAGACGAATATAAACTTCTTGCTCCCCTTCAAGAATATTCATAGGTTTGTCGGTAAAATCTGTGCTGATATAAACTCGTTTGTCTCATCATATTAAAAGGGATATATCTCAATCGGAATTATGCCGTACCGGCCTACCCTAACAACTTATACATAATATTAACTCATATATTAAATACCCAAATTCTCCATCTGTACTCTGGTCAATTTTACCTTTTGGTTCTCAAACTCTGAACCTGTACTCGGTAGTGTGGTCATGAACAACCAAATACCAGAAAAAGAAAAAAGAAAACTAATAAATGATAATAATAATAACACCGGAAAGAAATTTATTTTTTCTTTTAATATAAGATCCCATATTATTCCACCACCATATTCTCACCCTCTCCGCCTTCAACACCCTCACCAGCGCCGCCGCCATCAACCCCTAACCACCGTTCAATCGGCTTACACTGAACCTTGTGCCTCAGCTTCCAATCCAGCGCTTGACAACCACGCGAGCAATAATTGACCGTACCACACACCGAGCACCTCCGAAACTCGTGCGGCCTCGTCTCGGGCCTCCCGCACCCCACGTGCGAGCACATCCTCAGCCCAACGCCCTCCAACCTCCGACCCGACCCGAACCACTCCTTCATGAACCGGTTCGCCGGGTGGACCTCAGGCCCGGGAACGTTGCACCCGAAGTCGCTCAGCAGCGGGCAACTAACCAACCCCGTCAGGCACGCGTAGAAGTGCTGGTACTGGTGGGCCCGCCACGTGGCGGAGGTTATAACCGACGCGAGCTCCCGCGCGTTGGCCTGGACTATGAGGCGTCGTCCCTCCGAGACGTTCTGGCGGACGCCGTAACCGTCCTGGAGGCAATGCCCGAGCTCGCGCAGCGCGTCGATGTGGCCGAGCCCGGCGGCGCGTGCGCAGAGAGCCACGCCGGCGCGTAGGTCCTTCTCTTTCTTGGAGCCGCCGCTGCCGTTGAACTGAATCACGGCGAGCGAGTAGAGCGCACGCGTGTGGCATCGCATGGCCGCCTTGGCCATGAGCGACGCGCCACCGCCTCGGTTTTGTAAGCAGTAAAATCGGATCTGTAACGGCATAACCGTAAAATCGAATCATTTTCCGGCAAGAAATAAACAATTTTTTAAAATTAATTTCGTTAACAAATTTACTGGAAAAATTGACTGACCATTCCGAGAGTGTAGCAAGCTTCGATGTTACCGGCGCTAACGCAGAGCTTGAGAAACCGGTGAGCCGAGTCGGACCAGTTCTTGGCCTTGATAGCAAAAGCTCCCGGACCGGCTTTGGATAGTACCAGAGAGTGAAGCCCGTACCGGTTCAATCTCTTACATCTAATCATTAAAAAAATAATAAAGAAAATCAGAAAACTGTTTACTGAGAATCTGAGATATAATCCATAGAATTCGAAGAAAGCGTTGCTTACGTGATGAGGACGTTAATGAGATCGGAGGGAGAAGACGCGGAGGAGCTGAGCTTGCAGAGGATGAAGACGACGAGATCGTCAGGCAAGTCGTCGAAGAAATCCGACTTGGCAGCGGTGGCGGTTCGTCGAGAGGTTCTGAGCCTTTTCCGGTTCGTCATGGCTTCCTCACCGGCTTGACATGCTTTCCGAACAGTCAGTACGGGCGTTCGGGTTTGTTTTACCGGGTCGGGTTGAGCGTTTCGTTTTGCAGAGAGAGAGAGAGAGAGAGAGAGAGAGTAGCGTCGGCTCTGTTTCACGGTTTTGTGTGCGGAACGAGAAGGAGGTAGAAGACGACAGGAGAGGGGTTGGGACGGGCTTATATACAAGTAGCAGCAACGAGGTGAGGAGAGGAGAGGAGACCAGCACGTGGACCCCCACAAAATGAGAAAATATAATTAAAAAAAGGAAGGAAATGAAATCTGAAAAGAAATGAGGTATTTAATTACTTTTGTATTTTATTTGGTAGGGAATTCAATTGGGGACGCTCTCTCGCCGTGGACCGCTATTAACGTGAAGACTCCGTTAAGAGCCCGGTAGGGTTTCAGTATGGTAATATTCATTAGCGTCTGTATCCAAGTATACATGCATGAACTTCAGTACTTGTATGCTGATACATTATAAGATGGGATGTCTATTTTGTCTACATTTAGTTTTCCATTCCGTCGAAATGTGCCGTATTCGGATTGGAAATATGTGTATGGAGATTGGAGAGTATTACAGTGTGAATAGTTTTTATCGAGAAATTTAGATTTAGCAATGTGTACCGAAAGTTTTTGATTATGTTATGACATTATGACAACGATATTTTAGTTAAGAGCATCACTATTTGCGTGTGTGGTGTTTTGGCAGTTGTGCGGGCTATGAGATAAATTATTATTGGTGATTTATCTTATTATAGTATGTACGGAAAGACATATCAATATATAGTAATGCATTGTAGTTAAGTTATTGTCGACAAAAGACTTTAATTGAGTTATGTTTTAACGTAAACGACAAATTTGAAAGAATATACGGTCGTATGTAAATTATGTATCTTCTTTTTCATTTACCACATTATCACGTATAAACCTATATCGTGAACTCGATGCTACAAGATTTGGTAATACTTTTTTTTATTAATGAT
This genomic interval carries:
- the LOC101312145 gene encoding F-box protein At1g67340-like, producing the protein MTNRKRLRTSRRTATAAKSDFFDDLPDDLVVFILCKLSSSASSPSDLINVLITCKRLNRYGLHSLVLSKAGPGAFAIKAKNWSDSAHRFLKLCVSAGNIEACYTLGMIRFYCLQNRGGGASLMAKAAMRCHTRALYSLAVIQFNGSGGSKKEKDLRAGVALCARAAGLGHIDALRELGHCLQDGYGVRQNVSEGRRLIVQANARELASVITSATWRAHQYQHFYACLTGLVSCPLLSDFGCNVPGPEVHPANRFMKEWFGSGRRLEGVGLRMCSHVGCGRPETRPHEFRRCSVCGTVNYCSRGCQALDWKLRHKVQCKPIERWLGVDGGGAGEGVEGGEGENMVVE